The following are encoded together in the Cyanobacterium aponinum PCC 10605 genome:
- a CDS encoding four helix bundle protein: MYQLTSQFPKTEIYGLSSQIQRAAVSIPANIVEGKGRNHLGDYIRHLSMANGSLKELETHLMIVGRLGYLNLSSG, encoded by the coding sequence ATCTATCAATTAACTTCTCAATTTCCCAAAACAGAAATTTATGGTTTAAGTAGTCAAATACAAAGAGCCGCAGTTTCAATTCCTGCCAACATCGTAGAAGGAAAAGGGAGAAATCATTTGGGTGATTATATTCGTCATCTTTCTATGGCAAATGGCTCACTCAAAGAATTAGAAACTCATTTGATGATTGTAGGACGATTAGGCTATCTTAACCTGAGTTCGGGATAA
- a CDS encoding peptidylprolyl isomerase, whose product MTINITPISDQSFNLETSSTTINLLNHFDDPLTTGKVANFNLEDNSLGSGEINIVLFDQTGEGAPIAVNNFTSYVDGGSYNNSIIDRSFSTSQSKYILGGAYTVENLEVKRITPSAPIEDEFSSQRSNKAGTIAMYKLTDEANSARNRWVFNVGDNPDFDTRGGGLTVFGQVLSPEDLNTVGAIASLPVTNTSLPVINPVTSSQFSTFFSRLPVNDNTIANDFNFPYPSYPFTEDNQFVRFENITIDNVLEFTFTVESNTDPDVVSASFDNQGNLILDYGSSLKTPLYRFQNQDLPGTYLFVGEQERQSILSNFRNFKEEGLAFKTASQANGDTIKTGETDITIKATNLLGESARQSFKVSVTGDVPENENQDQLIRFNRFQNRDIPGTYLYAAEEESRNIRQNYTNFIEEGIAFYTYGADANLGQDIYRFQNTSQPGTYLFVGEEEKNSILANYPQFVLEGVAFEVAV is encoded by the coding sequence ATGACAATTAACATTACTCCTATTAGCGATCAATCTTTTAATCTTGAAACCAGTAGCACTACCATTAATTTATTGAATCATTTTGATGATCCTTTAACCACTGGAAAAGTAGCTAATTTTAATTTAGAGGATAATTCTTTAGGTAGTGGTGAAATTAATATTGTTTTATTTGACCAAACAGGAGAGGGCGCGCCCATTGCAGTCAATAATTTTACTAGTTACGTTGATGGTGGTAGTTATAACAACTCCATCATTGATCGTTCTTTTTCTACTTCTCAATCCAAATATATTTTAGGGGGGGCTTATACTGTCGAGAATTTAGAAGTTAAACGTATTACTCCCAGTGCACCTATTGAGGATGAATTTAGCTCCCAACGGTCCAATAAAGCTGGTACGATTGCTATGTATAAGCTAACAGATGAAGCCAATAGTGCCAGAAATCGATGGGTTTTTAATGTTGGTGATAATCCTGATTTTGATACCCGTGGTGGTGGTTTGACTGTTTTTGGTCAAGTTTTATCCCCAGAAGATTTGAATACAGTAGGCGCGATCGCATCTTTACCCGTTACCAATACTTCTTTGCCGGTAATTAATCCAGTCACCTCTTCTCAATTTTCAACTTTTTTTTCTCGCCTACCCGTTAATGATAATACTATTGCCAACGATTTTAATTTTCCCTATCCCTCTTATCCATTCACCGAAGATAATCAATTTGTCCGCTTTGAAAATATTACCATTGACAATGTACTCGAATTCACCTTCACTGTAGAAAGTAATACTGATCCTGATGTTGTTAGTGCTAGTTTTGATAATCAAGGAAACCTCATTTTAGATTACGGTAGCTCTTTAAAAACTCCCCTCTATCGCTTCCAAAATCAAGATTTACCCGGTACATATTTATTTGTCGGTGAGCAAGAAAGACAAAGTATTCTCAGTAATTTCCGCAATTTTAAGGAAGAGGGATTAGCCTTCAAAACCGCTAGTCAAGCCAATGGAGATACCATTAAGACAGGAGAAACGGATATTACCATCAAAGCCACCAATCTATTGGGAGAATCCGCCAGACAGAGTTTTAAAGTCAGTGTGACAGGAGATGTACCAGAAAATGAAAATCAAGATCAATTAATTCGTTTCAATCGTTTTCAAAATAGGGATATACCCGGTACTTATCTTTATGCGGCAGAGGAGGAAAGTCGTAATATTCGTCAAAACTATACCAACTTTATCGAAGAAGGTATCGCTTTTTATACTTATGGAGCAGACGCTAATTTAGGACAAGATATTTACCGTTTTCAAAATACCAGTCAACCCGGTACATATTTATTTGTAGGAGAAGAAGAGAAAAATAGTATTCTCGCCAACTATCCTCAATTTGTTTTAGAAGGAGTTGCTTTTGAAGTCGCTGTTTAA
- a CDS encoding peptidylprolyl isomerase, which produces MTINIDPIDNISVDISNIRTVVNLFDNFDDPFTTGKVANFNLTDNSIGNGEINIVLFDQTGEGAPITVNNFINYVNGGRYDYSIIHRSVVTPTPFVIQGGGFTVNNLTLNRVPTNSPIQNEFSEERSNVRGTIAMAKLGDDPNSATSQWFFNLGDNSGNLDNQNGGFTVFGQVLSQRDLNTVDAIASLPVVNASSLNSAFNTLPVNPKNVDVNNPSLNQDEDFIRFESITVQDVAELTFTVERNTNPEVVTATIDTEGNLILDYGSFFKTPLYRFQNQDLPGTYLFVGEEERQNILRNFRNFKEEGLAFKTASQADGDTIATGETDITIKATNLLGESVRDTFNINVTGNIPENENQDQLIRFNRFQNRDIPGTYLYAAEEESRNIRQNYTNFIEEGIAFYTYGADANLGQDIYRFQNTSQPGTYLFVGEEEKNSILANYPQFVLEGVAFEVAI; this is translated from the coding sequence ATGACTATTAATATTGATCCTATTGATAATATATCCGTTGATATTAGCAATATTAGAACGGTTGTTAATTTATTTGATAATTTTGACGATCCTTTTACTACAGGAAAAGTCGCCAATTTTAATTTGACAGATAATTCCATTGGTAATGGAGAAATCAATATTGTTTTATTTGACCAAACGGGAGAAGGAGCCCCAATTACTGTCAATAATTTTATCAATTATGTCAATGGTGGTCGCTATGATTACTCTATTATTCATCGTTCCGTAGTTACCCCTACTCCTTTCGTCATTCAAGGAGGAGGTTTTACTGTCAATAACTTGACTCTTAATCGTGTGCCGACAAATTCTCCAATTCAGAATGAATTTAGTGAAGAGCGTTCTAATGTTAGGGGTACAATTGCCATGGCAAAGCTGGGAGATGACCCCAATAGCGCTACAAGTCAATGGTTTTTTAATTTGGGGGATAATTCTGGTAATTTAGATAATCAAAATGGTGGGTTTACGGTTTTTGGACAGGTTTTATCTCAAAGAGATTTGAATACTGTAGATGCGATCGCATCTTTGCCAGTGGTAAATGCTTCTAGTCTAAATTCTGCTTTTAATACATTACCTGTTAATCCGAAAAATGTTGATGTTAATAATCCTAGCCTCAATCAAGATGAAGACTTTATTCGTTTTGAAAGTATTACGGTTCAAGATGTAGCTGAATTAACTTTTACCGTAGAAAGAAATACTAACCCTGAAGTTGTCACCGCCACTATTGACACTGAGGGAAACCTCATTTTAGACTACGGTAGCTTTTTCAAAACTCCCCTCTATCGCTTCCAAAACCAAGATTTACCCGGCACATATTTATTTGTGGGAGAAGAAGAAAGACAGAATATTCTCCGTAATTTCCGCAATTTTAAGGAAGAAGGATTAGCTTTCAAAACCGCTAGTCAAGCCGATGGAGATACTATTGCAACAGGGGAAACAGATATTACCATCAAAGCCACCAATCTTTTGGGAGAATCTGTTAGAGATACTTTTAATATCAACGTGACAGGGAATATACCAGAAAATGAAAATCAAGATCAATTAATTCGTTTCAATCGTTTTCAAAATAGAGATATACCCGGTACTTATCTTTATGCGGCAGAGGAAGAAAGTCGTAATATTCGTCAAAACTATACCAATTTTATTGAAGAAGGTATCGCTTTTTATACTTATGGAGCAGATGCTAATTTAGGACAAGATATTTACCGTTTTCAAAATACGAGTCAACCCGGTACATATTTATTTGTAGGGGAAGAGGAGAAAAATAGTATTCTTGCTAACTATCCTCAATTTGTTTTAGAAGGGGTTGCTTTTGAAGTAGCAATTTAG